The genomic stretch GGTCACATGGAATCTCGCGCGGCGTATAATCATGGCTCTGTGTGTCGCTTGCGTCATGCTCGATTTCATAAAATCAAAAATAGGGAGCAATTCTGGAAAAATATGGGAATGTAGGGATTCATAAACAATACGTTTAAATAGAGTTTTTTAAGCAAAGGAAATAGTCTAAAATTCAATAGATTAGATCTCCAACGTTTATCGATAATTTCCGTAAATTTGACTTAAACCATGTTCACTATGACTCTAATTATCGATAAATCAAACGAAAAGAACATTTCAAAAATCCTTAAGGAGAGATTAAAGAAATCTTCCACAACCGGCAATCTTGCTAAGCACTTCGGTAAACTTAAGCGTAACATTGACGGATTAGACTATCAGCTGGCAATAAGGGCAAATGAAGATTGATTTTATTGCCGATACAAATTTTTTAATCTACCTCCACGAAGGTCAGAAAATAATAGAACCTTTTCTTGAATATGATTTTGGGATTTCCTTTGTTTCTGAAATTGAGCTTCTTGGGTTTAAAGGTATTTCGGAAGTAGAAGAAACCAAACTTAAAAACCTTCTTTCTGACTGACTGCTTTCAAGTAGAATGGAATATGAAGATAAAAGAACAAACGATTCAATTAAAGCGAAAGTATAGTCTAAAATTGCCTGACGCCATAATAGCATCTACATGTATTGTTCTGGAAATACCGTTGGTTACGGCAGATAGAGGCTTTATTAAAATAACAGAACTAAACCTTATTTTACTTGAAATGTCATGACCTATATGTTGTCTCTTTCTTACAAATTCGTTTTTTTCAGTTCCCTTTTCCTTTTTTTCTCCTGTGAACAGAAATCTATTGTCAAGCAAGATTTACGTACCGCTCTTTTATCTCAAATAGATTCCATCCAAGGAAATGTGGCTGTAGCTTTTTATAATTTATCAGATCCAACGGATAGCTTATTGATCAATGCCAATGAAGAGTTTCATGCTGCCAGTACGATGAAAGTGCCAGTGATGATCGAGCTTTTCAAGCAGCAAAAGGAAGGCAAACTTAATCTTGAGGACTCTATTTTGCTAAAGAATGAGTTCAAAAGTATAGTTGATAGCAGTCTTTACAGCATGCAGGTTACCATGGATAGCGACAGCGTGATTTATAGTCAGATCGGTACTACCATCGCGCTAAAAGATCTGATGTATAATATGATCACGCTCAGTAGCAACTTGGCTACCAATGTGCTGATAGAATTGGTAGGGGCAAAAAACACTACTGCCACTATGCGAAACCTTGGTGCGGACAAAATCGAAGTATTGAGAGGAGTAGAGGACACCAAGGCATATGAACTTGGCATGAGCAATACTACTACCGCTAAAGATCTGATGTTGATCATGAAGGCGATTGCCGAAAATACGGCGGGAACCAAAGAGAACTGCGACGAGATGGTTGCTATTATGAAGGAGCAAGAATTCAATTCCATTATTCCGTTTTTTCTTCCTGAAAACGTATCTGTAGCGCACAAAACGGGCTCGATTACCGGTGTTCATCATGACGCCGGGATAGTTTATCTACCGGATGGCCGCTCGTATGTGCTTGTACTGCTTTCCAAGAACCTATCCGACTACGACATGGCGACGGAACAGTTGGCCGGATTGTCCAAGACAATTTATGATTATGTAGTAGGAGAAAAATAATTTGAACACTTTTGAACCTATTTTTTCTAACGCTGTTAAGTGATTTAATTCAGAGAAGTGATGGGAAGTAAGGAACGCATATCGAGACTAAAAGAAGAAACCAGAGGCAACATTCTTCGGGCAGCATTTGAGATTGTCAAAGAAGAAGGGTGGATAGGACTCAGTATGCGTAAGATTGCGGACCGGATAGAATACACTGCTCCTATTATCTATGAATATTTTACCAATAAGGAGGCAATTTTAAATGAACTGGCCCGGATTGGATTTGAGGATTTGGATGAAGTATTGGAGGAGGCGCAAAAAGCCCATACTATTCCTGAGGAGCAATTAGAAGCCATGTGGATGGCATTTTGGGAATTTGGACTTCACAATAGAAAAATCTACCAGATTATGTTTGGTGTAGAGATGACCTGTTGTATTGGAATGGTGCCGGAATCCCAGTTGCCGTCCAGGAGATTTTGTCCAGTTATCTCCAAGCTGCTTTCTGAAAGAAACAGGGATGCCGGGATTTGTAGGCAGAAATACTTCAGTTTCTTTTCGGTGATTCACGGGCTGCTATCGATCAACTTGGTAGGTAAGGGCCTTACTGAAGAAATGAATAACCAGATCTTAAAAGATGCTATTGTAGGAATAATTAAAACAGTCTAAAAAAATTTTTACCCAAATATCTAACGCTGTTAGTTTTCTTAATCGCCTTAGAATATTGGGAATATCAAACTTTATTCTTCAACAAATCCAGGATTGATTTGATCACTTAAATCACCGGTTTGAGATAAAAATGATTCAACCCTAAACCTTTTACTTAACGATGTTAAATAATATTACTATGTTATTTTCTCCCATGTATATACTACGAAAATCAAATTACTCCAATGATTACCAGTACTTTAAAATCACTAAACCAATGAAAAATTTTATCTTAAGCCTAGGTGCTCTTGTACTGCTGAATGCATGCAGTCCAGCACATTCCACTGATCAGGCAGCCACAGCTCCACCACAATTGCCTGTATATTTTATTCAAGAATCGAGCGCTGAGACTTCCTTGGAATATCCGGCCACCGTGGAAGGAACCGTGGATATTGAACTACGCCCGCAGGTAAGCGGAACACTTGAGCGGATCATGGTGGACGAGGGAGAATATGTGGAAAAGGGAAAACCCGTGTTTGCGATCAATGACCTGCCTTTTCGGGAAGCGCTTAATCACGCCATTGCCAATCTCCATGCTGCAGAAGCTGCAGTGGTGCAAAGCGAGCTCGAAGTGGCGAAGTATACACCTTTGGTGGAGAAAAAGGTAGTTTCCGAGTTTCAACTGAAAACCCTGGAAGCAAGCCGGCAACTTGCCCTATCCAATCTGGAGCAGGCAAAAGCACAGGTAGAGTCCGCCAAAATCAATTTGAGCTATACGAAAATTCAGGCTCCGGTAAGCGGCTATATAGGCAGGTTGCCCAAGAAACAGGGCACGCTTGTCGGTCCGTCAGATCCTAGTCCGTTGACTACACTGTCTGATGTGCATGAAGTGCACGTGTATTTTGCTTTGGGAGAGACAGATTTTATACGATTTACAGACCGGTATGAAGGAGAGACTTTGACGGAGAAAATCAAAAATCTTCCTCCTGTCACATTGGTACTCGCCGATCATAGCAAGTACTCGGAACCGGGAAGAGTGGATGTCGTAGACGGACAGTTTAATAAAAATACGGGTACAATCACCTTCAGAGCCACTTTTCCAAATGAGCGTGGCTTACTCCGATCCGGTAACACGGGTAGGATTGTGATCACCCATCCCCATATGAAGGCTATTCTGGTTCCCCAGCAATCGACCTTTGAAATTCAGGACAAAGTCTTTGTAGTAGTTGTAGATGACAAAAATCAAGTTGTCCGGAAACCAATCCAAGTAAGTGGGACCTCCGGAGATAATTATTTGGTGTCGGGCGGACTGAAAGCAGGTGACAGAATTGTACACAAAGGATTTGAAACGCTTCAGGATGGGGCAATCATCGCTCCGAGTAATCAGAAATAGATCCTTTTTAATCTTAAATAAACTAAACCGATGTTTCAAAAATTTATAGACAGGCCGGTATTGGCGTCTGTCATATCAATCCTATTGGTTATTCTCGGGGTTCTGGGGGTGTTCAAATTGCCCCTTCAGCAGTTCCCCGATATTGCCCCGCCTGCAGTGCAGGTAGTGGCCCTGTATCCGGGCGCCAACGCAGAAACACTGCTGAGGTCGGTAGCTCCTTCGCTAGAAGAATCCATCAACGGTGTGGAAGGAATGAGTCATATAAGCTCCACGGCCAGCAATGACGGCTCACTGGTCATCAAAGTGTACTTCGAGCTGGGTACCGATCCTGACCAAGCTGCGGTGAACGTTCAAAACCGTGTGTCCCAAGCCACCAGCCAGCTGCCTGCCGAGGTGGTGCAGGCGGGAATCACCACATCCAAGCAACAGAACAGTTTGCTGATGGTAGTATCCATGTTTTCCACGGACCCTGAAGCTTATGACCAGACTTTTCTGGCCAATTATGCACAGATCAATATTATTCCTGAGATCAAGAGGATCAAAGGAGTGGGTCAATCGATGATCTTCGGAGGCAATAAGGATTACTCCATGAGGGTATGGCTGAATCCCAGCCAGATGGCTGCCTATAATCTTACTCCGGCAGAGGTGACCGCCGCCATACAGGATAAAAGTCTCGAAGCCGCTCCGGGTAAACTGGGAGAAAGCAGTGAAGTGGCTTTTGAGTATGTGGTGAAGTACAAAGGGAAATTGAATAAACCCGAAGACTATGACAATATCGTGGTCAGAGCCAATCCTGACGGAACGGTTCTTAGACTGAAGGATGTAGCCAGAATAGAATTTGGAGCTTATTCCTATACGAACTTTACCAGGGTAGATGAAAAACAGGGAGTAAATATAGCTGCATTCCAGATAGCGGGATCCAACTCAAGTGAGATCCAAATTGCTATCAGTGAGTTGATGAAGAAGGCAGAAAAAGATTTTCCAGAGGGAGTGGGATACCTGATCCTTTATAACACCAAGGATTCTCTTGATCAGTCTATTTCTCAGGTGGTTACTACGTTGATAGAAGCATTTGTGCTGGTTTTTCTTGTAGTCTTTCTATTTCTTCAGGATTTTCGTTCTACGCTGATTCCGGCCATTGCAGTGCCGGTGGCAATCTTGGGTACATTCTTCTTTATGTTGCTTTTTGGCTTCTCCATCAACCTGCTCACGCTGTTTGCGCTGGTGTTGGCGATCGGGATTGTAGTGGATGATGCCATTGTTGTTGTAGAGGCTGTTCATTCCAAAATGGAACTCGAACATCTTTCTCCAAAAGCTGCCACGAGAAGTGCTATGGGTGAGATCACGGGTGCGATTATCTCCATTACCTTGGTGATGTCCTCGGTATTTCTTCCGGTAGGTTTTATGGAAGGCTCCACGGGAGTGTTTTATCAGCAATTTGCTTTTACCCTCGCGATAGCCATTATTATTTCAGCGATAAATGCACTTACGCTGAGCCCGGCTTTGGCGGCTTTGTTTCTTAAGGACAAGCATCATGGAATTAATGGAAGTAAAAAACTAACCTTCAGCGAGAAGTTTTTCATAGGTTTTAATACAGGTTTTGAAAAACTCACCAATAATTACGTAGGTGGGATCCGGATGCTGATCCGTCGCAGATGGGTAGGCGTGACAGCACTGGCTCTCGTGACTGTGATTACTGTAGTATTGATAAGGATAACGCCTTCAGGTTTTATTCCTTCAGAAGATCAGGGTTTTATAGCAGTATCACTTGATTTGCCGGCAGGTGCATCTCTGGAGCGTACTACAGAGGTGATGAAAGAAGCGGAAATTGCACTCAGAGATATGGATTTTCACTCCTCGCTGAATGTGATGTCCGGGTTTAATATTCTTACGGAAGCCGCGAGCCCCTCTGCCGGTGTACTATTTATCCTGCTCAAGCCGGTCAAAGAACGGGGAGAAATCAGCGACATCAATGAAATTATGGCAGTGGTAAATCAAGAATTCTCCAAAATCAAAGGAGCAAATTTCTTCGTATTTACATTTCCAACAGTGCCTGGATTTAGTAATGTGGATGGACTTGAACTTGTACTTCAGGATAGATCGGGAGGGGCACTGCAGAAATTCAGCGGGGTGAGTTCCGATTTCATGGGAAAACTTATGGGTAGAGAGGAAATCGGTTTTGCCTTTTCTTCCTTCAAGTCTGATTACCCCCAATACAATCTTGAAGTGGATGAGGTGAAAGCTGCTCAGCTTCAGGTAAGTGTTCGGGAAGTTCTCCAGACGCTTCAGGCATACTTTGGAAGTATGCAGGCATCAGATTTCAACCGATTTGGAAAATATTACCGGGTGATGATCCAAGCCGAAAAATCAGATCGGGTGGATGAATCTTCATTGGATGGAATCTTTGTCAAAAACAGTTTGGGAGAAAAGGTGCCGGTGAATACGCTGGCCAGGCTTGAGCGGGTATACGGACCTGAAACAGTTTCCAGATATAATCTCTTTAACTCTATCGGAA from Algoriphagus sp. NG3 encodes the following:
- a CDS encoding efflux RND transporter periplasmic adaptor subunit — translated: MKNFILSLGALVLLNACSPAHSTDQAATAPPQLPVYFIQESSAETSLEYPATVEGTVDIELRPQVSGTLERIMVDEGEYVEKGKPVFAINDLPFREALNHAIANLHAAEAAVVQSELEVAKYTPLVEKKVVSEFQLKTLEASRQLALSNLEQAKAQVESAKINLSYTKIQAPVSGYIGRLPKKQGTLVGPSDPSPLTTLSDVHEVHVYFALGETDFIRFTDRYEGETLTEKIKNLPPVTLVLADHSKYSEPGRVDVVDGQFNKNTGTITFRATFPNERGLLRSGNTGRIVITHPHMKAILVPQQSTFEIQDKVFVVVVDDKNQVVRKPIQVSGTSGDNYLVSGGLKAGDRIVHKGFETLQDGAIIAPSNQK
- a CDS encoding TetR/AcrR family transcriptional regulator codes for the protein MGSKERISRLKEETRGNILRAAFEIVKEEGWIGLSMRKIADRIEYTAPIIYEYFTNKEAILNELARIGFEDLDEVLEEAQKAHTIPEEQLEAMWMAFWEFGLHNRKIYQIMFGVEMTCCIGMVPESQLPSRRFCPVISKLLSERNRDAGICRQKYFSFFSVIHGLLSINLVGKGLTEEMNNQILKDAIVGIIKTV
- a CDS encoding PIN domain-containing protein, with product MKIKEQTIQLKRKYSLKLPDAIIASTCIVLEIPLVTADRGFIKITELNLILLEMS
- a CDS encoding efflux RND transporter permease subunit, with the translated sequence MFQKFIDRPVLASVISILLVILGVLGVFKLPLQQFPDIAPPAVQVVALYPGANAETLLRSVAPSLEESINGVEGMSHISSTASNDGSLVIKVYFELGTDPDQAAVNVQNRVSQATSQLPAEVVQAGITTSKQQNSLLMVVSMFSTDPEAYDQTFLANYAQINIIPEIKRIKGVGQSMIFGGNKDYSMRVWLNPSQMAAYNLTPAEVTAAIQDKSLEAAPGKLGESSEVAFEYVVKYKGKLNKPEDYDNIVVRANPDGTVLRLKDVARIEFGAYSYTNFTRVDEKQGVNIAAFQIAGSNSSEIQIAISELMKKAEKDFPEGVGYLILYNTKDSLDQSISQVVTTLIEAFVLVFLVVFLFLQDFRSTLIPAIAVPVAILGTFFFMLLFGFSINLLTLFALVLAIGIVVDDAIVVVEAVHSKMELEHLSPKAATRSAMGEITGAIISITLVMSSVFLPVGFMEGSTGVFYQQFAFTLAIAIIISAINALTLSPALAALFLKDKHHGINGSKKLTFSEKFFIGFNTGFEKLTNNYVGGIRMLIRRRWVGVTALALVTVITVVLIRITPSGFIPSEDQGFIAVSLDLPAGASLERTTEVMKEAEIALRDMDFHSSLNVMSGFNILTEAASPSAGVLFILLKPVKERGEISDINEIMAVVNQEFSKIKGANFFVFTFPTVPGFSNVDGLELVLQDRSGGALQKFSGVSSDFMGKLMGREEIGFAFSSFKSDYPQYNLEVDEVKAAQLQVSVREVLQTLQAYFGSMQASDFNRFGKYYRVMIQAEKSDRVDESSLDGIFVKNSLGEKVPVNTLARLERVYGPETVSRYNLFNSIGINAVAAPGFSSGDALLAVQEVAKEELPNGYALEFTGMTKEEMSSGGQSLIIFILSLLFIYFLLSAQYESYILPLAVIFSIPTGVLGVFVAIGLTGIENNIYVQVALVMLIGLLAKNSILIVEFAVQRRRAGRSLMDAALEGARLRLRPILMTSLAFIAGLIPMMFAKGPSALGNHSISIAAAGGMLSGVILGLMVIPLLFVIFQHIHERISSQRELQPEESKELVTH
- a CDS encoding serine hydrolase, whose product is MAVAFYNLSDPTDSLLINANEEFHAASTMKVPVMIELFKQQKEGKLNLEDSILLKNEFKSIVDSSLYSMQVTMDSDSVIYSQIGTTIALKDLMYNMITLSSNLATNVLIELVGAKNTTATMRNLGADKIEVLRGVEDTKAYELGMSNTTTAKDLMLIMKAIAENTAGTKENCDEMVAIMKEQEFNSIIPFFLPENVSVAHKTGSITGVHHDAGIVYLPDGRSYVLVLLSKNLSDYDMATEQLAGLSKTIYDYVVGEK